Proteins encoded in a region of the Pseudomonas syringae KCTC 12500 genome:
- a CDS encoding NAD(P)/FAD-dependent oxidoreductase, translating to MPAPLTPVHTSADLPAEADVVVIGGGIIGAFTAYYLARRGMKVALVEKGRIGAEQSSRNWGWCRQQNRDARELPMATKSLDLWEQFAAQSGEQTGFTRCGLLYLSNNEQELEGWARWGEFARTVNVQTQMLNAEQAAERGRATGKPWKGGVFAPTDGIADPSRAAPAVARAIMALGSSVHQNCAVRGVETEGGRLSAVVTEKGTIRTRLAVLAAGAWASSFCRQYGIRFPQATIRQTVLSVSAPSQEIPSALHTTGASMTRRVDGSYTLAISGRGRVDITPQLLRFSTQFLPMFQRRWRNLAPGGLEGWQAGHESLKRWRLDQPTPMERMRILDPSADASAVALTYKRAVELVPALQGTSIKASWAGYVDSTPDGVPGIGEMASLPGLVIAAGFSGHGFGIGPGAGHLIADIVSGVSPIVDPRPYHPDRFQTSAWGKVADF from the coding sequence ATGCCAGCACCTTTAACTCCCGTGCATACCTCTGCAGATCTGCCGGCGGAGGCCGATGTGGTTGTGATCGGCGGCGGTATAATTGGCGCGTTTACCGCCTATTACCTTGCCAGGCGCGGCATGAAGGTCGCACTGGTCGAAAAGGGCCGCATAGGCGCCGAGCAGTCAAGTCGTAACTGGGGCTGGTGCCGCCAGCAGAATCGCGATGCGCGTGAATTGCCGATGGCCACCAAAAGCCTGGACCTGTGGGAGCAATTCGCGGCGCAATCCGGTGAACAGACCGGTTTTACGCGGTGCGGCTTACTCTACCTGAGCAACAACGAGCAGGAACTGGAAGGGTGGGCGCGCTGGGGCGAGTTTGCGCGGACCGTCAACGTGCAGACCCAGATGCTCAATGCCGAGCAGGCCGCCGAACGGGGCAGGGCAACAGGCAAGCCTTGGAAAGGCGGGGTGTTTGCGCCTACCGATGGCATTGCCGACCCGTCCCGCGCAGCCCCCGCAGTCGCGCGCGCGATCATGGCACTGGGCAGTAGCGTGCATCAGAATTGCGCCGTGCGGGGCGTCGAGACCGAAGGCGGTCGATTGTCGGCAGTGGTCACCGAAAAAGGCACCATCCGCACTCGGCTCGCAGTGCTTGCCGCAGGCGCCTGGGCATCTTCGTTCTGCCGCCAGTATGGTATTCGCTTCCCACAAGCGACGATTCGTCAAACCGTGCTTTCAGTCTCCGCCCCGAGCCAGGAAATTCCCAGCGCGCTGCATACCACCGGCGCGTCCATGACCCGCCGCGTTGATGGCAGTTACACGCTAGCGATCAGTGGCCGGGGGCGAGTCGATATCACGCCGCAGTTGCTGAGGTTCTCTACCCAATTCCTGCCAATGTTTCAGCGCCGCTGGCGCAACCTTGCCCCTGGGGGGCTGGAAGGCTGGCAAGCAGGCCACGAAAGCTTGAAGCGCTGGCGCCTGGACCAGCCCACGCCGATGGAGAGAATGCGCATTCTCGACCCAAGCGCTGACGCCTCCGCAGTTGCGCTGACTTACAAGCGCGCGGTGGAACTGGTGCCGGCACTGCAGGGTACGTCGATCAAGGCGTCCTGGGCCGGTTACGTGGACAGTACGCCGGACGGCGTTCCCGGTATCGGCGAAATGGCCAGCCTGCCTGGGCTGGTGATCGCGGCCGGGTTCAGCGGGCATGGCTTTGGCATTGGACCGGGCGCGGGTCATCTTATTGCCGATATTGTCAGCGGTGTGAGCCCCATTGTTGATCCGCGTCCTTATCACCCGGACCGTTTTCAAACGTCTGCCTGGGGCAAGGTGGCGGACTTTTGA
- a CDS encoding alpha/beta fold hydrolase, which yields MHRFISRPSIGLLFSLALFGPAISAAPLPAATEGDWVAPQFTFHTGEKLANLKLHYITLGNPKNPAILFLHGTYRPGSDMLSKDFGGELFGPGQPLDASKYYIISTDGIGMGQSSKPSDGLRTRFPTYNYDDMVQAQYRLVTEGLGIKHLRLIIGNSMGGMQTWMWGQNWPQMMDALVPMASQPTEMSSRNWMMRRLLVESIKQDPAWNNGNYSTQPPSLRLANAMFSVATSGGTLAYQAAAPTRAQADKLVDERLSAAQTADANDFIYQWQSSADFNATPGLKKIQAPVLAINSADDERIPPETGLMEASMKELKHARLLLIRASADTRGHGTTSMAKFYSKELGQFMRETEKVK from the coding sequence ATGCATAGATTCATTTCACGTCCCTCGATCGGGTTGTTGTTTTCTCTAGCCTTATTCGGCCCCGCCATCAGTGCCGCGCCCTTACCCGCCGCGACCGAGGGCGACTGGGTTGCCCCGCAGTTCACCTTCCATACCGGTGAGAAACTCGCCAACCTCAAACTGCACTACATCACCCTTGGCAATCCCAAGAATCCCGCCATCCTCTTCCTGCACGGCACTTATCGGCCAGGCAGCGATATGCTGAGCAAGGATTTTGGCGGGGAACTGTTTGGCCCTGGTCAACCGCTGGACGCCAGCAAGTACTACATCATTTCCACCGATGGCATCGGCATGGGCCAGTCCAGCAAACCATCAGATGGCTTGCGCACCCGGTTTCCGACGTACAACTACGACGACATGGTTCAAGCCCAGTATCGCTTGGTCACCGAAGGCCTGGGTATCAAGCACCTGAGGCTGATCATCGGCAACTCCATGGGCGGCATGCAAACCTGGATGTGGGGCCAGAACTGGCCGCAGATGATGGACGCACTGGTGCCCATGGCGTCCCAACCCACCGAAATGTCATCCCGCAACTGGATGATGCGCCGCTTGCTGGTGGAGTCGATCAAGCAAGACCCGGCCTGGAACAACGGTAACTACAGCACGCAACCACCCTCCTTGCGCTTGGCAAACGCGATGTTCAGCGTGGCGACCAGTGGCGGCACCCTGGCGTATCAGGCGGCTGCCCCGACCCGCGCTCAGGCCGATAAGCTGGTGGATGAACGCCTCAGCGCTGCACAAACCGCCGACGCCAATGACTTTATCTACCAATGGCAATCTTCCGCCGACTTCAACGCAACCCCCGGTCTGAAGAAAATCCAGGCGCCGGTGCTGGCCATCAATTCGGCGGACGATGAGCGCATCCCGCCGGAAACAGGTCTGATGGAGGCGTCGATGAAAGAACTCAAGCACGCACGGCTATTACTTATCCGTGCCAGTGCCGACACCCGTGGTCACGGCACCACGAGCATGGCGAAGTTTTATAGCAAGGAGCTGGGGCAATTCATGCGTGAGACTGAAAAGGTGAAATAA
- a CDS encoding TetR/AcrR family transcriptional regulator, which produces MSENAREAILAAAKSAAQLHGYSGINFRSIADEVGIKNASIYYHFPSKAALGSAVARRYWQDTSTALAQIRTTNSDPWKCLQLFPSIFRTSLENANRLCLSSFMAAEYEDLPEEVAAEVRAFADINVAWLIQVLEDAGWGDAQSRERRSRAIYTAVAGAQLIARTRADIHQFDDLIASYEESGLVPRPS; this is translated from the coding sequence GTGAGCGAAAATGCGCGAGAAGCCATCCTGGCAGCGGCAAAATCCGCTGCGCAGCTGCATGGCTATAGTGGGATCAATTTCAGAAGCATCGCTGATGAAGTCGGCATCAAGAATGCGAGTATCTATTACCACTTCCCTAGCAAAGCGGCCTTGGGCTCTGCGGTTGCCCGCCGCTACTGGCAAGACACATCGACTGCGCTGGCGCAAATCCGGACGACTAATTCTGATCCATGGAAATGCTTGCAGCTGTTTCCTTCAATCTTCAGGACGTCACTGGAGAATGCTAACCGACTTTGCCTTTCCAGCTTCATGGCAGCCGAATACGAAGATCTGCCTGAAGAGGTTGCGGCTGAAGTCAGGGCATTTGCAGACATAAACGTGGCGTGGTTGATCCAAGTGTTGGAAGACGCTGGTTGGGGGGATGCGCAATCCCGCGAGCGACGGTCCCGGGCGATCTATACGGCTGTTGCCGGTGCGCAACTTATTGCACGAACGCGCGCGGACATTCACCAATTCGATGACCTGATAGCGAGCTATGAGGAATCAGGACTGGTCCCACGCCCCTCTTGA
- a CDS encoding glutathione S-transferase translates to MKIYDWFDGPYPARVRIALAEKGLLPKIDFVSVNLWTGEHKEPEFLAINYSGTLPVLELQDGTLIAECTAITQYLDTLDGNPSLTGQTPLEKGLIHMMTKRAEIEFLDAVSVYFHHATPGLGPKVELYQNAEWGAKMGEKAIRGMRYFDNLLKSRPFIAGDTFSMADIAVLGGMIFASLVKLAVPEECVVLKAWHAKMQERPSVQTWRALVEQGAPKS, encoded by the coding sequence ATGAAAATCTACGACTGGTTTGACGGTCCCTATCCGGCGCGGGTACGCATCGCACTTGCCGAAAAAGGGCTGCTCCCCAAGATTGATTTTGTGTCAGTCAATCTTTGGACAGGCGAACATAAAGAGCCTGAATTTTTGGCGATCAACTACTCCGGGACTCTTCCTGTACTCGAACTCCAGGACGGGACACTGATTGCAGAGTGCACAGCGATTACGCAGTATCTGGATACTCTGGATGGCAATCCTTCGCTCACCGGACAAACGCCGTTGGAGAAGGGTCTTATCCACATGATGACCAAGCGCGCCGAGATCGAGTTTCTTGATGCAGTGAGCGTTTACTTCCACCACGCCACACCTGGTTTGGGGCCGAAGGTCGAGCTTTATCAAAACGCTGAGTGGGGCGCGAAAATGGGCGAGAAGGCCATACGCGGTATGCGCTATTTCGACAACCTTCTAAAATCCCGGCCGTTCATAGCTGGCGATACATTTTCCATGGCCGATATTGCGGTCTTGGGTGGGATGATCTTCGCATCACTGGTGAAGCTTGCGGTGCCAGAGGAATGTGTCGTTCTCAAAGCCTGGCACGCGAAAATGCAGGAGCGCCCAAGCGTCCAGACTTGGCGCGCGCTAGTGGAGCAGGGGGCACCGAAGAGCTAA
- a CDS encoding DUF3429 domain-containing protein: MNALPSTSLPKHVSLLGYGGLLPFISLALLIPFSGNYRPLFAIALVNYGAVILSFVGALHWGFAMTAQDMKAEQRSGRFIWSVIPALIAWIATLLPMPLGCLLMVIGFVVHLWQDRQLSQVISLPAWYLPMRLRLTAVASVCLLLAAIVEVLHL; encoded by the coding sequence ATGAACGCGTTGCCTTCAACCTCTCTGCCAAAGCACGTCAGCCTGCTGGGTTATGGCGGCCTTTTACCGTTTATTTCTCTGGCGCTGCTGATCCCGTTCTCTGGCAACTATCGGCCGCTGTTTGCGATTGCGCTTGTTAACTATGGAGCCGTCATCCTGAGCTTCGTCGGCGCCTTGCACTGGGGCTTCGCCATGACCGCGCAAGACATGAAAGCCGAGCAGCGCAGCGGCCGGTTCATCTGGAGTGTCATCCCTGCACTTATTGCCTGGATTGCCACGTTACTGCCAATGCCATTGGGTTGCTTGCTGATGGTCATCGGCTTTGTTGTCCACCTCTGGCAGGACAGGCAGCTCTCGCAGGTTATAAGCTTGCCCGCCTGGTACCTTCCGATGCGATTACGGCTTACCGCCGTGGCTAGCGTCTGCCTGCTGCTTGCCGCGATAGTTGAGGTGCTTCATTTATGA
- a CDS encoding AAA family ATPase, producing MPAITQLELQNFKSFPALTLHFDPGTNVLIGDNATGRSSVLGEDQGLYVYQNLTQAAGDGLRVAIVPLIEDFGPTILELLRTNKESFPFEYYTVQFSTFSGAPHVRYRRPVKHLLIDSSRIDTEYAAGEYTRTVFG from the coding sequence ATGCCAGCCATCACGCAGTTAGAGTTGCAAAACTTCAAAAGCTTTCCTGCACTGACGCTGCACTTTGATCCAGGCACTAACGTGTTGATCGGGGACAACGCTACGGGCAGGAGCAGTGTCCTGGGTGAAGATCAAGGCTTGTATGTATATCAGAACCTGACGCAGGCGGCTGGCGACGGCCTGCGGGTGGCTATCGTGCCCTTGATAGAAGATTTTGGGCCTACGATTCTTGAGCTGTTGCGCACTAACAAGGAGAGCTTCCCTTTCGAGTATTACACAGTGCAGTTCTCAACATTCTCGGGTGCACCACATGTCCGCTACAGGCGACCGGTCAAACATCTGCTGATCGACAGCTCCCGAATCGATACCGAATATGCGGCTGGGGAGTACACGCGAACCGTCTTCGGCTAA
- a CDS encoding RNaseH domain-containing protein, which yields MKVLELRTSLFEFDPAALGQSYRVVVGPHYLDAWQALQGLVRKPHPGLPTIGLEEMLATLSGGPVKVNLFPQKEGGVSAILLLKPLPVDTINEALRLWAMDVMQFYKQELLEFEGKLVVTDLVPMDTARLVASGDVSSLAYTVIPWLVGQALIAKPMQAAKPLKLYQAADGCVLAWDDPVVSESDVRYASALHAIEPALVLIYGQSKPYLQLRVKLTQVMPNLKGQKKHAWVKTGDLIVKAKIRSKPDGHGGWETFYEHPIEKLLTFMGVPSFPPIIEGDIPVDSDVRPIYAIPPSNPLIASGTGPLFLDQAGFHLLACLPRTKPLLVRKSVAVLREEKTNATGEVIDLNVMVLAAHADVMLRLHGASSNLARDSKFFKKVAPPRVTLSRLDVPDAQRMLEGQHDLNSLNEWLLNHVVPASRVLAQNGAKVMIVETSASAASRETGLDPKHVIRRVLAKHGIATQFIMHVDPDAQVKKRKPKEDDRDFKAINSIIEAIRLSGQHPAPTPKVKSMPANTTVVSVLLDRLQDKGWAKFLPVITRTTLGGHTPEIFWFESGAESAGKWFSYSAGLTAIHATDTLLTPDQLKTLITQALLDCKINPADSLIVCLDADLRTFYAGLKDSPGEGLPTVPDDAAVVRIRADHQVAQISGSHTLSPQAAHYIGTKVGAFQSCESPSVFYFVSPSKQFGSVRSQRDNTRYDVRERDLRDPWQQLGVTEIAIIQPGAFDGAAAVAEQVALLCRNPPLWDGHLRLPGPMHLGKQVAADHPVMEARRKTEANRSAG from the coding sequence ATGAAGGTTCTTGAATTACGCACCAGCCTCTTTGAGTTCGATCCAGCAGCTTTGGGACAAAGCTACCGCGTCGTGGTAGGCCCGCATTACCTTGATGCCTGGCAAGCTCTTCAGGGACTGGTAAGGAAACCCCATCCTGGCCTACCGACCATAGGGCTTGAGGAAATGCTCGCCACCCTCTCTGGAGGGCCGGTCAAGGTGAACCTGTTTCCGCAAAAAGAAGGAGGCGTCTCGGCGATCCTTTTGCTGAAGCCCCTGCCCGTTGACACCATCAACGAAGCGCTCCGCCTTTGGGCTATGGACGTGATGCAGTTTTACAAACAAGAACTGCTCGAATTCGAAGGCAAACTGGTCGTCACCGACCTGGTACCTATGGACACTGCCCGCTTGGTCGCGTCCGGTGACGTATCGTCCCTTGCGTACACAGTCATTCCTTGGTTGGTAGGTCAAGCGCTGATTGCGAAGCCAATGCAAGCAGCGAAACCTCTTAAGCTTTATCAGGCTGCCGACGGGTGCGTGCTCGCCTGGGACGACCCAGTCGTTTCGGAAAGCGACGTACGCTACGCCAGTGCGCTTCACGCCATCGAGCCTGCATTGGTGCTGATCTACGGCCAATCCAAGCCCTATCTACAGCTGCGGGTAAAGCTGACTCAGGTGATGCCGAATCTCAAGGGTCAAAAGAAGCATGCCTGGGTCAAAACTGGCGACCTGATTGTCAAAGCAAAAATCCGGAGCAAGCCCGACGGGCATGGGGGCTGGGAAACATTTTACGAACATCCCATTGAAAAGTTGCTGACCTTTATGGGGGTTCCGTCGTTTCCTCCAATAATCGAGGGCGATATCCCTGTCGACAGCGACGTGCGCCCTATCTACGCCATTCCACCCTCGAACCCCTTGATCGCGTCAGGCACTGGCCCCCTGTTTCTTGACCAGGCAGGATTCCATCTGCTTGCTTGTCTACCAAGGACAAAGCCGCTTCTGGTCAGAAAATCTGTCGCTGTTCTGCGCGAAGAAAAGACCAATGCTACGGGCGAGGTGATCGACTTGAACGTGATGGTCTTGGCAGCTCACGCAGACGTGATGCTAAGGCTTCACGGGGCGAGTTCAAACTTGGCCAGGGACAGCAAGTTCTTCAAGAAAGTCGCCCCACCACGTGTGACGCTGTCACGTCTGGATGTGCCAGATGCGCAGCGTATGCTGGAGGGGCAGCATGACCTGAACAGCCTCAACGAATGGTTATTGAATCACGTGGTTCCGGCGAGCAGAGTGCTCGCTCAAAACGGCGCCAAGGTCATGATTGTTGAGACCAGTGCATCAGCAGCATCACGCGAAACTGGACTCGATCCCAAGCACGTCATCCGCCGGGTGCTGGCGAAGCATGGCATCGCTACCCAATTCATTATGCACGTTGACCCCGATGCACAGGTGAAGAAGCGCAAGCCTAAGGAAGATGACCGTGATTTCAAAGCGATCAACTCGATCATCGAAGCGATTCGGTTGAGCGGCCAGCACCCTGCCCCTACACCCAAGGTCAAGTCGATGCCGGCCAACACTACGGTAGTTTCAGTCCTGCTAGATCGACTCCAGGACAAAGGCTGGGCGAAATTTCTACCCGTGATCACGCGCACCACGCTCGGTGGCCACACCCCTGAAATCTTCTGGTTTGAGTCTGGCGCAGAGTCTGCAGGCAAATGGTTCAGCTACAGCGCGGGACTGACTGCGATCCATGCCACGGACACGCTGCTGACGCCTGATCAATTGAAAACACTGATCACCCAAGCCCTTCTTGATTGCAAAATCAATCCAGCTGACTCGTTGATCGTCTGCCTCGATGCAGACCTGAGAACTTTTTATGCAGGCCTAAAAGACAGTCCTGGTGAGGGGCTACCAACCGTACCGGACGATGCAGCAGTAGTGCGAATCCGTGCGGACCATCAGGTAGCACAGATCAGTGGTAGCCACACCTTGTCGCCGCAAGCAGCCCACTACATTGGCACGAAGGTCGGCGCGTTCCAGTCCTGTGAGAGTCCCTCAGTGTTTTACTTTGTGTCTCCATCCAAGCAGTTTGGCAGCGTTCGTTCGCAGCGTGACAACACCCGTTACGACGTACGGGAGAGAGATCTTCGGGATCCTTGGCAACAGCTCGGCGTCACGGAAATTGCCATCATCCAGCCTGGAGCCTTTGACGGTGCAGCTGCGGTTGCCGAGCAAGTGGCGTTGCTCTGTCGCAACCCACCACTGTGGGATGGTCATCTGCGCCTGCCTGGCCCGATGCACCTTGGCAAGCAAGTAGCTGCAGATCATCCAGTTATGGAAGCGCGGCGAAAGACAGAGGCTAATCGATCAGCCGGTTAA
- a CDS encoding zonular occludens toxin domain-containing protein, with the protein MLILRTGLPGAGKTLNTIKEIDLEHAADPDNPLLRLHKDPDDPNLPPRVIYYHGIPELKVDKLKSNWVEWDTPELWYNLPDGCVIVIDEAQGTFGTDVRGRVEKITRFEKHRHHGWDVHIITQHPSLICSPVRKLVGRHINFIRPYGRTKGIFRHEYEMCIDRPENRTNFKMAQESKIEFDSHYFGLYKSSTVHTHKKVTPSYYKVIPLLIAAVLIPIALLGGGFWYIMKSKAPESEAPVVSHSELKPSEPKHSTLQSSAVNTPGRSVQPAQEYVQQYKPRIADVESSAPRYDETNKARDFPRPTCMASTDVRMLLTAKSRGLSTGSFNGEDTVCQCYSQQATRMTTSFDFCMSVVQNGYFDDTKQQPAYATPAGLSSNRLNDMRDGQQRGLAAVDQSAQSTKPSRFNIIPDTSRTQRTIK; encoded by the coding sequence ATGTTAATTCTTCGTACTGGTTTGCCTGGAGCTGGCAAGACTCTCAACACAATTAAAGAGATTGATTTGGAGCATGCTGCCGATCCAGATAATCCCTTGCTTCGTCTTCACAAGGATCCTGACGATCCAAATTTACCCCCGCGTGTCATTTATTATCATGGCATTCCTGAACTTAAAGTAGATAAGCTTAAGTCTAACTGGGTTGAATGGGACACTCCTGAGCTATGGTACAACTTGCCAGATGGCTGCGTTATCGTAATAGATGAGGCTCAAGGCACTTTCGGTACTGACGTTCGTGGTCGTGTTGAAAAGATCACCCGTTTTGAGAAGCATCGTCACCATGGTTGGGATGTTCATATAATTACCCAGCATCCATCACTTATCTGCTCGCCTGTCAGGAAGCTTGTAGGAAGGCATATTAACTTTATCCGCCCATATGGCAGGACTAAAGGCATATTCCGTCATGAGTACGAAATGTGTATTGACAGGCCTGAGAATCGCACTAATTTCAAGATGGCTCAGGAGTCGAAAATTGAGTTCGATAGTCATTACTTTGGCCTTTATAAGTCATCAACCGTTCATACTCATAAAAAGGTCACGCCTAGTTATTACAAGGTTATCCCTTTGCTTATCGCTGCTGTTCTCATACCTATCGCTTTGCTTGGTGGTGGTTTCTGGTACATCATGAAGAGTAAAGCCCCTGAAAGTGAGGCTCCTGTTGTCTCTCATTCTGAATTAAAACCATCTGAGCCCAAGCATTCGACTTTACAGTCTTCTGCCGTCAACACTCCAGGTCGATCAGTTCAGCCAGCTCAGGAATATGTACAGCAGTACAAGCCTAGAATTGCTGACGTTGAGTCGTCTGCACCTAGATATGACGAAACCAACAAGGCTCGGGATTTTCCACGTCCAACGTGTATGGCTTCTACCGATGTTCGTATGTTGCTGACTGCGAAGTCTAGAGGTCTGAGCACGGGTTCATTTAATGGAGAGGACACTGTCTGCCAGTGCTATTCACAGCAGGCTACACGCATGACTACTTCTTTTGATTTCTGCATGTCAGTTGTTCAGAACGGTTATTTTGATGACACCAAACAGCAGCCAGCGTATGCCACACCGGCCGGTCTTTCCTCAAACCGCCTTAATGATATGCGCGACGGTCAGCAGCGAGGGCTCGCAGCTGTGGACCAGAGCGCTCAATCTACAAAGCCTTCACGGTTCAACATCATTCCTGATACCAGTCGCACTCAGAGGACCATCAAATGA
- a CDS encoding DUF2523 domain-containing protein, whose product MPAIIGLFIRMLGLSIVPLGWKLLRGLGFAAISYIGIEAALDKAKVYAFSQLGSLPADWISVLGMLKVDVCLNILFSAYIARALLAGMNKAGSKTTMKWTPKE is encoded by the coding sequence ATGCCTGCAATTATTGGCTTGTTTATTCGTATGCTTGGTTTGTCTATTGTTCCCCTAGGCTGGAAGCTTTTACGCGGACTTGGTTTTGCTGCAATAAGTTATATCGGCATTGAAGCTGCTCTCGATAAGGCTAAGGTTTATGCTTTCTCCCAGCTTGGCAGTTTGCCTGCTGACTGGATTTCAGTCCTTGGAATGCTCAAGGTTGATGTTTGTTTGAATATCTTATTTTCTGCATATATTGCCCGCGCCTTGCTTGCTGGCATGAATAAGGCTGGCAGCAAAACAACTATGAAATGGACACCTAAGGAGTAG
- a CDS encoding propanediol utilization protein has product MSTPLVMLVEVTGDITRRGNAAKSGKPYALYKAFVHLPGYPYPQEGSFYAEGDSNVPQPGTYECDYSFTMKDGRPVLSDIDPRQGRRKNIPPLSAAMNAQKAG; this is encoded by the coding sequence ATGTCAACTCCACTCGTTATGCTTGTAGAGGTTACCGGCGATATCACTCGTCGTGGTAACGCTGCTAAATCCGGCAAGCCATATGCTCTTTACAAGGCATTCGTTCATCTTCCCGGTTACCCTTATCCTCAAGAAGGTTCTTTCTATGCTGAGGGTGATTCTAATGTCCCTCAGCCTGGCACTTATGAGTGTGACTACTCATTTACCATGAAAGACGGTCGTCCTGTTCTTAGTGATATTGACCCTCGTCAGGGTCGCCGTAAGAATATTCCTCCTCTTTCTGCTGCAATGAACGCTCAGAAGGCTGGCTAA
- a CDS encoding phage/plasmid replication domain-containing protein, with translation MMIDWLTVSQEHDHDLPVVCDVFTLTIDSNTNEVLSTRQPRFKHEASHSTSVTIHVQGRKVRVEGNPSRVGRLDNLFGYTSVEQCISVYNALLREYGLPAFTRCTRLALRQGASGSKSSDLVADGAKIERIDLTTNIALGEGNVLAYLRGVSSQRIGHSIGFLYPNGRTVSWTPKGNGQGGRLQYRKGYDKAFEMDQNLLPKIKRLYGEDSEQFKYVTDLRNYCFQNGVVRMEQELKSEFLQREALCYWGMFNESRFGDLHREFLKIDERLKVTAMDIVSISEQLVAEKVVDSTRSANTTAMYAIQWMHGQVFDFNKKQVQTHAARLNRIGINIRNACDTSRFAPVFVRQCREVSKSSLVVPVWYRRANHLQLAA, from the coding sequence ATGATGATCGACTGGCTCACCGTTTCCCAGGAGCACGACCACGACCTACCTGTGGTCTGTGACGTTTTCACGTTGACCATCGATTCCAATACCAACGAGGTCTTGAGTACTCGCCAGCCTCGTTTTAAACATGAAGCCAGCCATTCCACGTCCGTTACGATCCATGTTCAGGGTCGAAAAGTTCGTGTCGAAGGCAATCCCAGTAGAGTAGGGCGTCTTGATAACCTTTTTGGATACACTTCAGTCGAACAGTGCATATCTGTCTATAACGCGCTTTTGCGTGAATACGGGCTTCCTGCTTTCACCCGTTGCACACGCCTTGCTCTCCGCCAAGGCGCATCAGGCTCTAAATCGAGTGATCTTGTTGCCGATGGGGCCAAGATTGAACGAATCGACCTGACAACTAATATCGCATTAGGTGAGGGCAATGTTCTTGCCTACCTTCGTGGCGTATCTAGTCAGAGAATTGGCCACTCAATAGGTTTTCTATATCCAAATGGCCGAACTGTTTCTTGGACCCCAAAGGGCAATGGGCAGGGCGGTCGTCTTCAATATCGTAAGGGTTACGATAAAGCATTTGAAATGGATCAGAACCTTCTTCCTAAGATTAAGCGTCTTTATGGTGAGGATTCCGAGCAATTTAAGTATGTAACTGATCTTCGTAACTACTGTTTTCAGAACGGCGTTGTCCGTATGGAACAAGAATTAAAGAGTGAATTCCTCCAGCGAGAGGCCCTGTGTTATTGGGGTATGTTTAACGAAAGCCGTTTTGGCGACCTCCACCGCGAGTTTCTTAAAATAGACGAAAGGTTAAAGGTGACAGCTATGGATATAGTTAGCATCAGTGAGCAATTGGTTGCTGAGAAAGTCGTTGATTCTACTCGTTCAGCCAATACCACAGCTATGTATGCAATCCAGTGGATGCATGGTCAGGTTTTTGACTTCAATAAGAAGCAAGTCCAAACTCATGCCGCCCGCCTTAATCGTATTGGCATAAATATCCGTAATGCTTGTGATACCTCTCGTTTTGCACCTGTATTTGTTCGCCAGTGCCGTGAGGTAAGTAAGTCTAGTCTTGTTGTTCCTGTTTGGTATCGTCGTGCCAATCATTTGCAGTTGGCAGCATGA
- a CDS encoding phage/plasmid replication domain-containing protein, with protein sequence MMIDWPTVSQEHDHDLPVVCDVFTLTIDSNTNEVLSTRQPRFKHEASHSTSVTIHVQGRKVRVEGNPSRVGRLDNLFGYTSVEQCISVYNALLREYGLPAFTRCTRLALRQGASGSKSSDLVADGAKIERIDLTTNIALGEGNVLAYLRGVSSQRIGHSIGFYIQMAELFLGPQRAMGRAVVFNIVRVTIKHLKWIRTFFLRLSVFMVRIPSNLSM encoded by the coding sequence ATGATGATCGACTGGCCCACCGTTTCCCAGGAGCACGACCACGACCTACCTGTGGTCTGTGACGTTTTCACGTTGACCATCGATTCCAATACCAACGAGGTCTTGAGTACTCGCCAGCCTCGTTTTAAACATGAAGCCAGCCATTCCACGTCCGTTACGATCCATGTTCAGGGTCGAAAAGTTCGTGTCGAAGGCAATCCCAGTAGAGTAGGGCGTCTTGATAACCTTTTTGGATACACTTCAGTCGAACAGTGCATATCTGTCTATAACGCGCTTTTGCGTGAATACGGGCTTCCTGCTTTCACCCGTTGCACACGCCTTGCTCTCCGCCAAGGCGCATCAGGCTCTAAATCGAGTGATCTTGTTGCCGATGGGGCCAAGATTGAACGAATCGACCTGACAACTAATATCGCATTAGGTGAGGGCAATGTTCTTGCCTACCTTCGTGGCGTATCTAGTCAGAGAATTGGCCACTCAATAGGTTTCTATATCCAAATGGCCGAACTGTTTCTTGGACCCCAAAGGGCAATGGGCAGGGCGGTCGTCTTCAATATCGTAAGGGTTACGATAAAGCATTTGAAATGGATCAGAACCTTCTTCCTAAGATTAAGCGTCTTTATGGTGAGGATTCCGAGCAATTTAAGTATGTAA